CAAGGTAGAGAAAACATACCGGGGTCATTGCATTTTTGCGAAATATTATTCTTAAGAAGAGCCGAAACATTTTGACTTACCattagtctttcttttgttttcctcCTGTTGGTACACAACTCCTTTAGAAACTTTGCATACCTCGGGACTTGTTGGATTGCATTGAGAAGGGGCAAGTTGATTTGCTCCTTTCTAAATATCTCCAAGAGTTCTTCCTCCTTGGgtgtttccttcttttttggAGTCAACCTTGAGGGAAAAAGAGGTTTATGTATGTAGGAGTAAAATCATTAAGAAGAGATTTATCATTTTTAGAATTAGATGGTGAGGGGTTTATTTCAACCTTTTCTTCCTTAGACTCATTCTTACTATTAAGAGGTAAGGGTTTGGAAGTTACCTTTTTCTCTTTGGTGGTAGGAGTGTCAAGAATCTTACCACTCCTTAGTGAAATTGCACTTACATTAGCATAGTCTGGTTGAGCCGGAAGTTTGCCTTTCCCATCCATCTTGCTTATGGCGGTGGTAAGTTGAGTCATTTGTTGTTTCATCTCTTGTTGAAAAGAAAGAGTGTTAGTTCCCAAAGCTTTGATAATATCTTCAAGATTCGTACCTTGGTTTGAAGAGGTGGATGGTGCTTGTGTATGCTTTTGGTTGTCATTCCCCCATCTTAAGTTTGGGTTGTCTCTCCACCCCGAATTGTATGTATTACTGTGGGGGTCATATCTTCGAACAATGTTTACATCCTCGATCACCTTGAGACATTTGTCATTTGGATGACCAACCAAGCCACAAACTCCACACTTGGTTACTTTAGGAGGAGTACCTTGTACAAAAGAAGTAAGAAGAGTAGTCATATTTAACATTTGTGATTTTAATTCACTTACCTCTTTTGTTAGAGAATTGTCAAGCTCCGATGCTCTACTCCCAAAGCTTTGAGAATTTTCAACCATTCTTGAAATGAGCTCCCGTGCTTCGGTGGGTGTCTTGTCGGCTAGAGCTCCTCCTGCCACCACATCTATCGTATTCCTATCAAAAGACAAAAGACCGGAGTGaaaatattgaattaaagaaGGGTCGGAAATATGATGGTGTGGAAAGCTAGCACAAAGCTCTTTGAATCTTTTCCAGTATTTCGAGAGGGATTCTCCAAAGGCTTGTCTTATCCCATAAATTTCTTTCCTAATATTGTTTGCTCTAGAGGCGGGGAAAAATTTCtctaagaatttcttttttagacTACCCCAAGTGGTTATGGAACCCGGTTCTACGTAGTAGAGCCATCTCTTTGCTACATCCGTAAGGGAAAAAGGAAAGGCTCGTAAATTTAGTTGTTCTTTCGAGATACCGTGAGGCCTCATGGAATCACAAACCATATGAAAATCCTTAAGATGTTTGTGTAGGTCCTCTCCGGAACTTCCTTTAAAGATGGACAAAAGATGGATAAGTCTCGGTTTTAATTCAAAAGGTTGAGTGGTGGGGGTATGACTATACAAAGAGGTCTTTGGTCTTCATCGGGCTCGGCAAGCTCTCTAAGGGTCTTTTCTCTAACTTCACCCATATTCCCTCTACCAAGGTTTGGATCTAAAGAAGAATATAGGCTAGGTTTTGAACCTCTTAAAGGTTCTTGGTTAGAAAGATTGGGGATGCTATTCTCTTCTTTCCTTTCTCTTCTAATTCTACGAACCTCCctatttaaatcttcaaagtaagaaaattctaaatttgAAGAATGGGTCATGCAAGAAAGGAGAAGAGAGAACACAAAAAATTCTACACGATCTTTTTatgcctatattttttttattacaaaatgaATATAAGAATCAAGAAACTTTAAAAGAAAGTTTGAAATCAAAAGTCTTGAAAACCACACCGTGCTCCCCAGCAACGACGCCATTTTTGAAAGGATATTATTCGAGgtaagtcgttatcaaaatgataGGTTGTTATAGATGTAAGTGTGacaaaacaagaatttattcctagtttaaaataaaagaatacaagaatagagaaagactagatgaaatatgagggttagggattacctcaattacctttcaaagttatctttttaacccttcttacctttgtggaaattgagagtagtatgaggaagaagggtgtcgaaccctagagagcacttaggattcaaaacttcaagactcacaaacaaggtcgattagtagcttcaagatctaaaagaaaattagaaacacaaaaaagtgggagtttgtggaagtaatttttgaactatagtaaagaacGAGTATTAAGGaatgattagtgacaacaagtaattcaagtaaagtttttctttcaagtttagtagaaagactttttcttgggtaattaccatgtttcttatcattgaaaaagaaagaagactaattaatcttttcttgaatttacaagaatgaaatttttacaaaaagaaagtaaccaaatctctattaaaacatgattAATCTAAGCGACCAAAGCATGTTCAAACTGAggcaaaatttatcctattcaagatttgctaaggaggggataaccactacccttagcaaatcttgatgcccatttcaaacttgttatgcaagaatcaattagtagaaaattaaagacaatctcaacaattaattcaacataacaaaccattgcaaatcaaaaCTTAAGTTCAACACTTTAAGAATCtataaagaaatttcaatgaaaaattgatgggaaaaacgtatttgttttattgaaatttcaaaagaaattgcaaaggagaacaagcaatcaaataaaaaattgaaaagatatagaaaagaatttaattctcaaagaaaacatggtaatttaTCCAAGtaaaagtctcaaaagattaccttagcccatgaagattgatgaaatttttgaaaaaatgttgaggaaagaatccacttatttaacaaaaataatctTTATTGATAgagtttcaagaatttgctacAAGAATTGAATGTGAAAGGgagtttttttttacttaaaatttcttctctctcccaaaaaatatgagggattttatagaagggaaaatgagagaaaaaatTGGAATTAGTTTTCAAAACTGCCATTTTGTAGTAAATTTTTGGGAAAATGATGAACTGGGTCAAAAATGGGTTTGGATCGGGTCTTGGGTTGgcccaattgaagagaaaaaaataaaaaaagaattgcaGCTGCTAAGATTCGAACTCACGATAGGGGAGAGGTGCACGTGGACGAGGGAGCGAAACGTGGCGGGGCGTGGGTCACGAATCGGTTCACGGATCGGGTTGTCGGGTCATATTTCGGGTCGCGCGAAAAATGAAAGGAACATAGAAGCGCGCCTGGGGTTCGAACTCGTGACTTCGCGGCTGACGCATGGCGTGATCTTGTGATTGGACGTGGCACGATTTGGTTCGTCCAATTTTCCGGTTTTGCCTTGATAgttcttcttcgttataactccgatttaagtgatttcagtggtgttggactcgtatcggggtgaagtttcatattgcataaaattgacatttcaatgagtaaatggataaaggttgggaaaaattagtctaataatgttaggtctaaaataTCCCTAACAATAAGACATTCTTAAGTATGTTATATCTatctccaaaatacaactttaAATCTCTCTCTGTTTCAGCTGAGACCATCTCTTCTATTCAAACCTTGAGAGTGCGTCTTCTCAACGtcttttccaagaactatttttttgaaatgagaagcaaatgtggttagtggctcctgaatctaatatctaggttgaattttcatattccactaaacatgtttcaacaactagtaaatcatatttaccttgcgTTTCCTTTTCTGTTTTTTTCTCTACAAGGCACTTTGTGCAATTCCTTAACCAGTGTCCGTTCTGGTAGTAGTGGTAACACTTACCTTTCTTTACAACTTTCTTTCCCTTGTTCTAtttgggagtcttccccttttccttcttctttatttGAGAATTAGGTTTTGAGGATCAAACTTTGGTTTTAAAGGACAATCCTCTTGAAAACTTCCTTTTTGTGATAGCAACATTTGCTTTCACTTGCTTCTCTTTACCCATGATAAGGTTCTAGAATCGCTAGAGCTCGTTCAAAAGGGTTGTTAgattaaactctatcttgttcagagacacatttgtttgaaatggtatgaagctccttaaaagagactctaagataaagctaacctgatTAGTCTCTTTGATGGCACCACCATTTACTTCGACGATGTTGAAGTACATCATGtctaggacatgttctctaataAAGGTCCCCTCCCTCATACGTTTAGtataaatgtatttgattgtcTCGTGTCTTAGAGACCattctggttgcccaaacatttcccttaatgaatccataatctaaACTCGAGATTTTCCTTGGATTTGTTTGCTATTGACATATTTTAGGAAGTTGAATTTAAGttgttgaagaagaaaatgCAAAGGTTTTGGTTCAAATTGTGTTAATCAATTtcgaattttttcaaaaaaaaataaaataaaagaaaaaataaaaaaaaaggtggAATTGTCTATTGatgtaaaaagaaagaaagaaaagaaaagttaattaaaaaaaatgagaataaagaAAGAGGGAGAGAATGGGATGAAAAAGAATTTAAGTGCCAACATGTTCTTTGTTTTCTCTCCACCACCAAACCATGTCTCCATCAATTTTTTACAAAACTTTTAGAGGGATCTTGAGGTAAAGtctgaggaagaagaagaagaggaaagagtTGTGAACTAAgatgaaagagataaataaaaaCATGAACGGATAGACAACCATGACAGAAGCTTAGTGTTCACAGACATCCTTTGATCTTTTAGTAGATTTGCACTGCTCAAAAGGAATTAAAAggtgaagtttttttttttttgaaattttattcaatttctaACAAGTTTTATGATGGAAGCATGAGCAAATTCTGATTTTAGATTAGTGTTTCTTAAAGAGGCATTTAGGTTACAGTTTGGTGTATGAAATTG
This region of Cucumis melo cultivar AY chromosome 7, USDA_Cmelo_AY_1.0, whole genome shotgun sequence genomic DNA includes:
- the LOC127150395 gene encoding uncharacterized protein LOC127150395, producing MRPHGISKEQLNLRAFPFSLTDVAKRWLYYVEPGSITTWGSLKKKFLEKFFPASRANNIRKEIYGIRQAFGESLSKYWKRFKELCASFPHHHISDPSLIQYFHSGLLSFDRNTIDVVAGGALADKTPTEARELISRMVENSQSFGSRASELDNSLTKEVSELKSQMLNMTTLLTSFVQGTPPKVTKCGVCGLVGHPNDKCLKVIEDVNIVRRYDPHSNTYNSGWRDNPNLRWGNDNQKHTQAPSTSSNQGTNLEDIIKALGTNTLSFQQEMKQQMTQLTTAISKMDGKGKLPAQPDYANVSAISLRSGKILDTPTTKEKKVTSKPLPLNSKNESKEEKVEINPSPSNSKNDKSLLNDFTPTYINLFFPQG